From Rhodospirillales bacterium RIFCSPLOWO2_02_FULL_58_16, one genomic window encodes:
- a CDS encoding ornithine carbamoyltransferase, translating to MTAPRHFLDLDLLDSATLREIQDLGLALKSGGVLSGLNKPFHGKTLAMIFEKPSTRTRVSFEVGMQQLGGQVVVLSGRDTQLGQGETIADTARTLSRYVDVIMLRTDDPKKLEELARHATAPVINGLTDATHPCQLMADIMTFEERRGSIAGKTVAWCGDGNNMAASWIHAAVRFGFSLRLACPDELSPPARLLEWAKAEGGDATMSIDKWAAVEDADCVVTDTWVSMGNGDVEKRHRLLAPYQVDAALMNRAKKDALFMHCLPAHRGEEVTADVIDGPHSVVWDEAENRLHAQKGILAWCMG from the coding sequence ATGACGGCGCCCAGGCACTTCCTCGACCTGGATCTTCTTGATTCCGCCACCCTGCGCGAGATTCAGGACCTGGGCCTGGCCCTCAAAAGCGGCGGGGTTCTGAGCGGCCTCAATAAACCGTTTCATGGAAAAACGCTGGCGATGATCTTCGAGAAGCCCTCGACCCGCACTCGCGTTTCCTTCGAGGTCGGGATGCAGCAACTGGGAGGCCAGGTGGTGGTGTTGAGCGGACGCGACACCCAACTCGGTCAAGGCGAGACCATTGCCGACACGGCGCGGACGCTGTCGCGCTATGTGGACGTCATCATGCTCCGCACCGACGATCCAAAAAAGCTGGAGGAACTGGCGCGGCACGCCACGGCGCCGGTGATCAACGGACTGACCGACGCCACCCATCCCTGCCAGTTGATGGCCGATATCATGACTTTCGAGGAACGCCGAGGCTCCATTGCCGGTAAGACCGTCGCCTGGTGCGGCGACGGCAACAACATGGCGGCGTCATGGATTCATGCGGCGGTTCGCTTCGGCTTTTCCCTGCGGCTCGCCTGTCCCGACGAACTAAGCCCGCCCGCCCGTCTACTGGAATGGGCCAAGGCCGAAGGCGGCGACGCAACCATGTCCATCGACAAATGGGCGGCGGTCGAAGACGCCGACTGCGTGGTTACCGATACCTGGGTCTCCATGGGCAACGGCGATGTCGAAAAGCGCCACAGGCTGCTTGCCCCCTATCAGGTGGACGCCGCGTTGATGAATAGGGCCAAGAAAGACGCGCTGTTCATGCACTGCCTTCCCGCGCACCGGGGAGAGGAGGTAACAGCCGATGTCATCGACGGCCCCCATTCGGTGGTGTGGGACGAAGCGGAAAATCGCCTGCACGCCCAGAAGGGCATCCTCGCCTGGTGCATGGGATGA
- a CDS encoding hydroxyacylglutathione hydrolase: protein MTNLEIQRIPVLGDNYVYLCRDRQTGACAAIDPSIAPPVTAALERLGWKLTHILNTHAHRDHTGGNMDLKRSTGCAVVGGKLDAGDIPGLDIAVNDGDAVKIGSSTAQVFHVPGHTAGHVAYWFEDDRALFCGDTLFALGCGRLFGGTPSQMWSSLARLRALPDDAVVYCAHEYAVANAAFALAVDPQNQALRCYAANIRAMRDAGRPPPPSTMAEERAANPFLRADNESFKQAVGLAGKDAVETFAEIRRRKDGFT, encoded by the coding sequence ATGACAAATCTTGAAATTCAGCGAATTCCTGTGCTTGGCGATAACTATGTCTACCTGTGCCGTGACCGGCAAACCGGGGCTTGCGCGGCCATTGATCCGTCAATCGCGCCTCCGGTGACGGCGGCGCTGGAGCGCCTGGGGTGGAAGCTTACCCATATTCTCAACACTCACGCCCATCGCGACCATACCGGCGGCAATATGGACCTGAAGCGTTCCACAGGCTGCGCGGTGGTGGGGGGAAAACTTGACGCCGGCGATATTCCCGGTCTCGACATTGCGGTCAATGACGGCGACGCGGTGAAAATCGGCTCGTCAACGGCTCAGGTATTTCATGTGCCGGGCCACACCGCCGGCCATGTCGCCTACTGGTTTGAGGATGACCGCGCCCTGTTTTGCGGCGACACCCTGTTTGCCTTGGGCTGCGGACGGCTGTTCGGCGGAACGCCCTCGCAGATGTGGTCGAGTCTGGCCCGTCTTCGCGCCCTGCCCGATGACGCCGTGGTTTACTGCGCCCATGAATACGCCGTGGCCAACGCCGCGTTTGCCCTTGCCGTTGATCCCCAAAACCAAGCTTTGCGCTGCTACGCCGCGAATATTCGCGCCATGAGGGACGCCGGCCGGCCGCCGCCGCCCTCGACCATGGCCGAGGAGCGCGCCGCCAATCCGTTCCTGCGCGCCGATAATGAAAGTTTCAAGCAGGCCGTCGGCCTCGCCGGCAAGGACGCGGTCGAGACATTCGCCGAAATCCGTCGGCGCAAGGATGGGTTTACTTGA
- a CDS encoding saccharopine dehydrogenase: MTDVLVLGAGKIGVSIAKMLADSRDYRVTLADSDAHALEARGRGDINQTVLDITDARALGKQVKAAHAVISALPFFLNEQVAEAAKAQETHYFDLTEDVRAARKITALAEGAKNVFVPQCGLAPGFISIVANHLVNSFDDPHDVRLRVGALPQFPDNMLQYNLTWSTDGLINEYCNPCEAIHESERCELLPLEGLEHFSLDGVDYEAFSTSGGIGTLCETLEGRVRNLTYKTVRYPGHRNMVQMLAGDLRMCENRDVFKGLIEHGIPVTRQDVVLIFVTVVGKRHGLLTQENYAKKIYGDAEETGMSAIQKTTAAGICAMVDLHHEGKLPASGFVRQENAGFKDFIANRFGKVYA; this comes from the coding sequence ATGACCGATGTCCTTGTCCTGGGCGCCGGGAAAATAGGCGTCAGCATCGCCAAAATGCTGGCGGACAGCCGGGACTACCGCGTCACCCTGGCGGACAGCGACGCCCATGCCCTTGAAGCGCGGGGGCGTGGAGACATCAATCAAACCGTTCTCGATATCACCGACGCCCGCGCCCTGGGCAAGCAGGTGAAGGCCGCTCACGCGGTGATCAGCGCCCTGCCCTTCTTCCTTAACGAACAGGTGGCCGAAGCGGCCAAGGCGCAGGAAACGCATTATTTCGATCTGACCGAAGACGTGCGCGCGGCGCGTAAGATAACGGCCCTGGCCGAGGGCGCGAAAAACGTCTTCGTTCCCCAGTGCGGGCTGGCCCCGGGATTCATTTCCATCGTCGCCAACCATCTGGTCAACAGCTTTGACGACCCTCATGACGTCAGGCTCAGGGTGGGCGCCCTGCCCCAGTTCCCCGACAACATGCTTCAGTACAATCTGACCTGGAGCACCGACGGCCTGATAAACGAGTACTGCAATCCGTGCGAGGCCATTCACGAAAGCGAACGCTGCGAGCTTTTGCCGCTGGAGGGGCTGGAACACTTTTCCCTGGACGGCGTTGACTACGAGGCCTTCAGCACGTCGGGCGGCATCGGCACCCTGTGCGAGACCCTGGAAGGGCGCGTGCGCAACCTCACCTACAAGACCGTGCGCTATCCCGGACACCGGAACATGGTGCAGATGCTGGCCGGCGACCTCAGGATGTGCGAAAACCGCGATGTTTTTAAAGGGCTGATCGAGCACGGCATTCCCGTCACCCGCCAGGACGTGGTTCTGATATTCGTCACCGTCGTCGGCAAGCGCCACGGACTGCTGACCCAGGAAAACTATGCCAAGAAAATCTATGGCGACGCCGAGGAAACCGGCATGAGCGCCATTCAGAAAACAACGGCGGCCGGAATTTGCGCCATGGTCGATCTGCACCATGAAGGGAAGTTGCCGGCGTCCGGCTTCGTGCGTCAGGAGAACGCCGGATTCAAGGATTTCATCGCCAACCGCTTCGGCAAGGTCTATGCCTGA
- a CDS encoding methyltransferase type 11 codes for MWTDAVDLRDFYASGLGHVAQRMIRRSIRSIWPDVTGLDVLAIGYGTPFITPFRAEARRVLAAMPAPQGVLHWPGEGGGLTTLVDENELPFPDMSMDRILLVHALECADHTRQMLREAWRVLSGSGRLLVVAPNRRGVWARLERTPFGHGLPYAKGQLTRTLRDNMFTPLCAHSALFVPPTYSRMVLSSAGAFEEIGQRWFSTFAGVIIVEATKQIYAGNAEPARSRRQSYAPLTQKTPGITGRG; via the coding sequence ATGTGGACGGATGCAGTTGACCTTCGCGATTTTTACGCCTCCGGCCTGGGCCATGTGGCGCAGCGGATGATTCGGCGGAGCATCCGCTCCATATGGCCGGACGTGACCGGCCTTGACGTGCTTGCCATCGGATACGGCACGCCCTTCATTACCCCGTTTCGCGCCGAGGCAAGGCGCGTGCTGGCGGCCATGCCGGCTCCCCAGGGGGTGCTGCACTGGCCGGGCGAAGGCGGAGGGCTGACGACGCTTGTCGACGAGAACGAGTTGCCGTTTCCCGATATGTCGATGGACCGCATCCTTCTGGTCCATGCCCTTGAGTGCGCCGATCACACCAGACAAATGCTGCGCGAGGCATGGCGGGTGTTGTCCGGCTCCGGTCGTTTGCTGGTGGTGGCGCCCAATCGGCGCGGGGTATGGGCGCGTCTGGAGCGCACCCCTTTCGGCCACGGCCTGCCCTATGCCAAGGGACAGTTGACCAGAACTCTTCGTGATAACATGTTTACGCCGCTCTGCGCCCATTCCGCTCTGTTTGTGCCGCCCACCTATTCGCGCATGGTGCTGTCATCAGCCGGAGCCTTCGAGGAGATCGGGCAACGCTGGTTCTCTACCTTCGCCGGCGTCATCATCGTCGAGGCGACCAAACAAATCTACGCCGGCAACGCCGAACCGGCGCGCAGCCGTCGGCAATCCTATGCGCCGCTGACTCAAAAAACTCCGGGAATCACCGGCAGAGGATAA
- a CDS encoding dolichol-phosphate mannosyltransferase translates to MPTPEISVVVPVRNEAENIAPLIAEIRRALNGGAPFEIVYVDDGSNDATPERLREAIAGNPCLRVVRHRKSCGQSAAIATGVRTARAAAIVTLDGDGQNDPADIPRLLSVFNKAGDKDMLLVAGFREKRKDSPVKRVSSVIANRVRSAMLGDDTPDTGCGLKAFSRSAFLDMPRFDHMHRFLPALMLRRGGAVVSIVVNHRARQRGTSNYGVLDRLWVGIVDLFGVIWLRRRAVIPEIEQSEEPER, encoded by the coding sequence TTGCCGACGCCTGAAATATCGGTCGTGGTGCCGGTGCGCAACGAGGCGGAGAACATCGCCCCTCTGATTGCCGAGATTCGCCGGGCGCTGAACGGCGGCGCGCCCTTTGAAATCGTCTATGTGGATGACGGCAGTAACGACGCTACGCCGGAAAGGCTGCGCGAGGCCATCGCCGGCAATCCGTGCCTCCGCGTCGTGCGCCACCGCAAAAGCTGCGGCCAGAGCGCCGCCATCGCCACCGGCGTCAGGACGGCGCGGGCCGCCGCCATCGTCACCCTTGACGGCGACGGACAGAACGATCCCGCCGATATTCCCAGGCTTCTGTCGGTATTCAACAAAGCCGGCGACAAGGATATGCTGCTGGTCGCCGGTTTCAGGGAGAAACGCAAGGATAGTCCGGTCAAGCGGGTCTCGTCCGTAATCGCCAACCGGGTGCGTTCCGCAATGCTCGGCGACGACACCCCGGATACGGGCTGCGGGCTTAAGGCGTTCAGCCGTTCCGCTTTTCTCGACATGCCGCGTTTTGATCACATGCACCGCTTCCTCCCGGCGTTGATGTTAAGGAGAGGCGGAGCGGTGGTCTCGATCGTCGTCAATCACCGGGCGCGTCAACGCGGAACTTCCAATTACGGAGTGCTGGACAGGCTGTGGGTAGGGATTGTCGATTTGTTCGGCGTTATCTGGCTGAGACGGCGCGCCGTCATCCCGGAAATAGAACAAAGCGAAGAGCCGGAAAGATGA
- a CDS encoding acetylornithine transaminase has protein sequence MQTYARSDLAFERGDGAYLYTADGRKFLDFASGVAVNALGHCHPKLVKALTAQAGKLWHCSNLYQIPEGERLAKRLCEATFADSAFFANSGSEAVECGLKMVRKYFDENGEPDRYRVIACEGAFHGRTLTTIAAGGQQKHLAGFDPVADGFDRVPFADLDATRAAIGPETAAILVEPVQGEGGIKPAPPEYLKGLRKIADDSGLLLFFDEVQCGMGRTGKLFAHEWAGATPDIMALAKGIGAGFPMSACLAVGKVASALGVGSHGSTYGGNPLAMAVGNAVLDVMLADGFLDGVNAVAGMLWRRLNELRAKHPDVLVDVRGVGLMIGLECQKGVDNAALKARLQNNGLLTVGAGGNVVRLLPPLIIDRSHIDEAVAVIDKSCAEMKEKPL, from the coding sequence ATGCAAACGTATGCGCGTTCAGACCTCGCCTTCGAGCGGGGCGACGGCGCCTATCTGTATACCGCCGACGGCCGCAAGTTTCTGGACTTTGCTTCCGGGGTTGCCGTTAACGCGCTGGGCCATTGCCATCCGAAGCTGGTCAAAGCGCTGACCGCGCAGGCCGGCAAGCTGTGGCATTGCTCCAATCTGTACCAAATCCCCGAAGGCGAGCGATTGGCCAAGCGATTGTGCGAGGCGACTTTCGCCGACTCGGCATTCTTCGCCAATTCCGGTTCCGAGGCCGTCGAATGCGGCCTCAAGATGGTGCGTAAATACTTCGATGAAAACGGCGAGCCTGATCGCTATCGGGTCATTGCCTGCGAAGGCGCCTTTCACGGCAGAACCTTGACGACGATCGCCGCCGGCGGCCAGCAGAAGCATCTCGCCGGCTTTGATCCGGTCGCCGACGGCTTTGACCGCGTTCCCTTCGCCGATCTCGACGCGACACGCGCCGCCATCGGCCCCGAAACCGCCGCTATTCTGGTCGAGCCTGTGCAGGGCGAGGGCGGCATCAAACCGGCGCCGCCGGAATACCTGAAAGGCCTGCGTAAAATCGCCGACGATTCCGGCCTGCTGCTGTTCTTCGACGAAGTGCAGTGCGGCATGGGCCGCACCGGCAAGCTGTTCGCCCACGAATGGGCGGGGGCGACCCCGGACATCATGGCCTTGGCCAAAGGCATCGGCGCCGGCTTTCCCATGTCCGCGTGTCTGGCCGTCGGCAAGGTGGCCTCGGCGCTGGGCGTCGGCAGTCACGGCTCCACCTACGGCGGCAACCCGCTGGCGATGGCGGTCGGCAACGCGGTGCTGGACGTGATGCTGGCCGACGGCTTTCTCGACGGCGTCAACGCCGTCGCCGGGATGCTGTGGCGGCGGCTGAATGAATTACGCGCCAAACATCCCGACGTTCTTGTTGATGTGCGGGGCGTCGGCCTGATGATCGGGCTTGAATGTCAAAAAGGCGTGGATAACGCCGCCCTGAAGGCGAGGCTCCAGAACAACGGTCTGTTGACGGTCGGCGCCGGCGGCAACGTGGTGAGGCTGCTGCCGCCCCTGATCATCGACCGAAGCCATATCGACGAGGCTGTTGCCGTCATTGATAAAAGCTGCGCCGAGATGAAGGAGAAGCCGTTATGA